The proteins below are encoded in one region of Fibrella aestuarina BUZ 2:
- a CDS encoding helix-turn-helix domain-containing protein has product MDTLLRFETVTDYNVFNKHETLHPLISVIDFSKAAPRAGSGMYFGFYAILLKDVKCGDLVYGRHTYDYQEGTLVFLAPGQVVGMNSNGDVYQPKGYALVFHADLIHGTALGRHIQDYTFFSYQSNEALHVSKRERELVLDFFAKIEYELQQTIDKHSKKLIVNSVELFLNYCVRFYDRQFITRNHAHQGVLERFEKVLNAYFQTDKPQTIGLPSVAYCAGELNLSANYFGDLIKKETGKTAQEYIQAKLIDVAKERIFDQSKSVSQIAYDLGFKYPQHFIRVFKQRVGQSPNEYRRAADADVA; this is encoded by the coding sequence ATGGACACCCTGCTACGATTCGAAACGGTCACGGATTACAACGTATTCAATAAGCACGAAACGTTACACCCACTCATCAGTGTCATCGACTTCTCGAAAGCAGCGCCTCGAGCCGGATCGGGTATGTATTTTGGCTTTTACGCCATCCTGCTGAAAGATGTTAAGTGCGGCGATCTGGTGTATGGCCGCCACACATACGATTATCAGGAGGGCACCCTGGTGTTTCTGGCGCCGGGTCAGGTAGTCGGGATGAACAGCAACGGCGACGTGTATCAGCCCAAAGGCTATGCACTGGTTTTCCACGCCGATCTGATCCACGGCACCGCGCTGGGGCGGCACATACAGGACTACACCTTCTTTAGTTACCAGTCCAACGAAGCCCTGCACGTGTCGAAACGGGAGCGGGAATTGGTGCTGGATTTCTTCGCGAAAATCGAATACGAACTACAGCAGACCATCGACAAGCACAGCAAGAAGTTGATTGTCAATAGTGTAGAGCTGTTTTTGAATTATTGCGTCCGTTTCTACGACCGGCAGTTTATCACCCGCAATCACGCGCATCAGGGCGTTTTGGAGCGGTTCGAGAAGGTGCTGAACGCGTATTTCCAGACTGATAAACCACAGACAATTGGCCTGCCCTCGGTGGCGTATTGCGCGGGTGAACTGAACTTGTCGGCCAATTATTTCGGCGATCTGATCAAGAAAGAAACCGGCAAAACCGCGCAGGAATACATTCAGGCTAAGCTAATTGACGTAGCCAAAGAACGCATCTTCGACCAGAGCAAGTCGGTCAGCCAGATCGCCTACGATCTGGGCTTTAAATACCCTCAGCACTTTATCCGCGTATTCAAACAGCGAGTCGGCCAATCGCCCAATGAATACCGCCGGGCCGCCGATGCAGACGTTGCCTGA
- a CDS encoding aldo/keto reductase produces MQTRQLGNSGLEVSAIGFGCMGLSFGYGPSTDKQTAIDLLRAAFDQGVTFFDTAEAYGPFVNEELLGEALQPVRDQVVIATKFGFRDGVSTKGPDSRPERIRQVADEALKRLRTDRIDLFYQHRVDPAVPMEDVAGTVKDLIQAGKVKHFGLSEAGVTSIRKAHAVQPIAALQSEYSLWWREPEKEILPVLDELGIGFVPFSPLGKGFLTGKIDATTTFDKTDFRNVVPRFSEENRKANQALVDLLSTMAAERQATPAQIALAWLLAQNPWIVPIPGTTKLHRLEENIGAAAITLSTDDIGQINTAFAQIPVQGDRYPEHLQKLVGK; encoded by the coding sequence ATGCAAACACGTCAATTAGGTAATAGCGGCCTGGAGGTATCCGCCATTGGCTTCGGCTGTATGGGGTTAAGTTTTGGCTACGGTCCATCAACGGACAAACAGACGGCCATCGACTTACTCCGTGCCGCTTTCGATCAGGGCGTCACCTTCTTCGATACGGCTGAAGCGTACGGCCCCTTTGTCAACGAAGAGCTGCTGGGCGAAGCCTTACAGCCCGTTCGGGATCAGGTCGTTATTGCCACCAAGTTCGGCTTTCGGGACGGCGTCTCGACCAAAGGGCCCGACAGTCGCCCCGAACGTATTCGTCAGGTGGCCGACGAAGCGCTGAAACGGCTCCGCACCGACCGCATCGACTTGTTTTACCAGCACCGGGTCGACCCTGCGGTGCCGATGGAAGACGTAGCCGGTACCGTCAAAGACCTCATTCAGGCTGGCAAGGTGAAGCACTTCGGCCTGAGCGAAGCCGGTGTGACCTCCATCCGGAAAGCCCACGCGGTTCAGCCGATAGCGGCCCTGCAAAGCGAATACTCCTTGTGGTGGCGGGAACCCGAAAAAGAGATTCTCCCGGTCCTGGACGAACTGGGCATCGGGTTCGTGCCGTTCAGCCCACTGGGCAAAGGGTTTCTGACGGGCAAAATCGACGCGACGACGACCTTCGACAAGACCGATTTCCGCAACGTTGTGCCTCGTTTTTCGGAAGAAAACCGAAAAGCCAATCAGGCCCTGGTCGATTTATTGAGCACGATGGCGGCCGAGCGCCAGGCCACCCCCGCACAGATTGCGCTGGCCTGGTTGTTAGCGCAGAACCCCTGGATCGTCCCGATTCCCGGCACGACCAAGCTGCACCGGTTAGAGGAAAACATAGGAGCTGCAGCTATTACCCTGTCTACCGACGACATCGGCCAGATTAACACCGCCTTTGCCCAGATTCCGGTGCAGGGCGACCGTTACCCGGAACACCTGCAAAAACTGGTGGGCAAGTAA